The uncultured Desulfatiglans sp. DNA window AGACGGAGTTCATCCTGGCCCTGCTGATCTTCGAAGACCTGATCTCCCCGGTTCTGGTCTCCTTCATCGCCGCCGCGAGAACGGGCGAAGAGATGACCATCGGATTTGTCGGGCTGCTCCTGCTCAAGATCATCCTGCTCATGACGGGGGCCATTCTGATCGGGTACTATGCCTTCAAGCGCATGGAAGGCTTCCTGGCCCGCTACATGCAGCAGGATTTCATGCCCCTGTTCGCAACCGGCATCGCCCTGGCCTACGCCGGGGTCGCCATGACCCTGGGGCTTTCCGAAATCCTGGGGGCCTTTCTGGCCGGAATGATGCTTTCCGAAACCGGTAAATCCAGCGAAATCGAACACCTGATCGCCCCCATCCGGGACATCACCCTGCCCTTCTTCTTTTTCTGGTTCGGCACCACGATCACCCTTGGCGAAGGCGTGCCCTTCGTCCCGTTGATGATCGTGATGGCGCTCTGGGCTGTCGCAGGCAAGATTCTGACCGCCTTCCTCGGGGGACGCCTCTTCGGATTGACCCGCAAGACGGCCGGGCGGGCGGCCTTTTCCATGGTGCACCGCGGAGAATTCTCGGCCGTCATCGCCAGCCTGGCCTTGCCCCAGCTGCGGATATTCAGCGGCATCTATATCTTCGTCACCGCGGTCATCGGGGTCGTCTTGTTCCAGAAGGCACCGGCCATCGCCAACTGGTACATCGCCCGTTGGCCCGACAAGAAAAAGGGCAGGCTCGAAGAACCGGCATCGAACGCCACCCCGAGGCCGTGAGTGCACCGGCCGGCCTCCATGAACTACTACAGCCCGCAGGCAGCCTCGAAAGGCAGGCCGAAAACTGTTTGGAGGGACCGGGCGGGCCGAGAGGAACCTCCGGCCCGAAATGCACACGTAAAAGGGAAACCGTCCGAACCGGTTGATATCGGCTGCACGATACAGTAAAATCCGGTCCCGCTTGCAGGATGCAAATCTTGCGGAGCGCAATCCTATTTTTCGAATGGAACAACCCATGATCGAGACTGACGCCCTCCTGGAAGCCCAGGCGATTATGACGCGATTCGCTGCAGAGACGGGGATCCCTCCTGCCGCCACCCGGCCTCCGATCCGCTATCTCTGGACGGATGCCTTTGCCGTATGCAATTTCCTGGGCCTGTATCGAACCGCCGGAGATCCGTCGCACCGGCAGCTTGCCGTAAACCTCATCGACCAGGTTCACCACGTCCTGGGCCGCCACCGTGAGGATGACACCCGTGAGGGCTGGATCAGCGGGCTCAGCCACCGGAACGGTGAAGACCACCCAACGGCCGGAGGGCTCCGCATCGGCAAAAAACTGAATGAGAGAGGCCCCTCAGCACCCTTCGACGAGCCTCTGGAATGGAATCGCGACGGACAATACTTCCACTATCTGACCAAATGGATGCACGCGCTCGACCGCGCCGCCCGCCTGCTCGGGCAAAACCAGTACGGGAGATGGGCCTCGGAGCTGGCCAAAACCGCCTACACGCGCTTCGTCTACTCCGCTGCGAATGGCCTCGAACGGCGCATGGTCTGGAAGATGAGCATCGATCTCTCCTATCCTCTCGTCAAAGCCATGGGGCACCATGACCCGCTCGACGGCTTCATCACCTTCATGCAGATCGATTCCAATCCCTCCAGAAAAACGGAAAAGGGTGGATGGCCCGATCTCGAGACCGAGATCGCCGAACTGGCCGATATCTGCGCCGGAAAGAACTGGGCGACGGACGATCCACTGGGGATCGGAGGGCTCTTGTGCGACGGCTTCCGCCTGGCCCAACTGACGGCCCGAGGGGACTTCCTCGGCAACGGTCTGCTCGAGGCCGTCCTGGAGGCGTCGCTCCAAGGCCTCAAGGTTTACACGAAGAGCAGCCCCACCAAGCGGCCGGCGGAACAGCGGCTGGCCTTCAGGGAACTGGGGCTGTCCACCGGCCTGCACGCCCTTGCAAAGACAGAGCGGCTTCTGGTCCACGAAAGCCAACTCCCCCTGAAGACCCGAAGACTCCAGGGGCTGGTCAACCGCCTGATGAAATACGCACCGCTCGCCGGCGAAACCGAGGAATTCTGGCTCGATCCCGCCCATCAGGAAACCCCTGTGTGGATGGAACACCTTGACATCAACCGAGTGATGCTTGCCACGAGCCTTGCACCGGACGGGTATGTTGACATCTGATCGGTTTCCATTTCGGAAAGGGTCCTTTTGCGGGTGTACTGATCCCGGTAAGGCTGGAATCCTTCGGTGCAGGTTTCGGGCATTGCGGTCTCTTGCCGCCGGATCCACCGGTTGAACGAAGAGGCATGCATCGGGTCGGCGGCCTGTCGTGGAACGGCTGGGACGCCTTCGAGCTCTATCAGCAATCCTGTGTGGGGTCTGAAAGGAGGTCTTCCGTGGACCGGATCTTGATCGGCAAAGGAGAGCAGCCCGTTCACCTGCTCACGCGCTACGCCAACCGCCACGGCCTTGTGGCCGGGGCGACGGGCACCGGCAAGAGCGTCTCGCTCCTCGTGCTGGCCGAAGGTTTCTCTCGCCTCGGCGTGCCCGTGTTCATCGCCGACGTCAAAGGCGACATCGCGGGTCTCGCCATGCCCGGCGTCATGAACGAAAAGATTCGGGAGCGTGTCGCCCGGATCGGCATCCCGGATTACACCCAGGGAGGCAATCCCGTCATCTTCTGGGATGTCTATGGCGACTCCGGCCATCCGGTCAGGGCGACCATCAGCGAGATGGGGCCGACCCTCCTCGGCCGGATCCTCGAACTGACCGAGGTCCAGATGGGAGTCCTGGAAATCGTGTTCCGGCTGGCGGATGAGCAGGGCCTGCTGCTGCTCGATCTGGACGACCTGCGCGCCCTGCTCGGGCTCGTTGCAGCCAGCCGCAAGGACGTGTCGGCGGCCTACGGCCTGGTCAGCGCCCAATCCGTGGCCGCCATCCAGCGCGCCCTTATCTCCCTCGGAGACCGGGAAGCGGAGGCCCTTTTCGGCGAACCGGGGCTCGAACTCCCGGATCTGATGCGGACGGATCTGAGCGGCCGCGGGATCATCAACATCCTCGCCGCAGACCGGCTGATTCTGAAACCGCGCCTATACTCCAGTCTGCTCCTCTGGATCCTGTCGGAGCTCTTCGAAAACCTGCCCGAGGTGGGCGACCTCGACCGGCCGAAACTGGTCTGCTTCCTCGACGAAGCCCATCTCCTCTTCGATGACGCCCCGCCAGTCCTGCGCCGCCGCGTCGAACAGGCCGTCCGGCTCATCCGATCCAAAGGCGTGGGGCTCTATTTCTGTTCGCAGTACCCGGACGACCTGCCCAATGACATCCTCGGCCAGCTTGGCAACCGCATCCAGCACGCCCTGCGGGCCTTTACGCCGCGCGATCAGAAGGCGGTCCGTTCGGCCGCCGAGACCTTCGCTGTCAACCCCAAGCTCGATGTCGCCCGTGTCATCTCCGAACTCGCCGTCGGAGAAGCCTTGGTTTCGACCCT harbors:
- a CDS encoding hypothetical protein (Evidence 5 : Unknown function); the encoded protein is MARQEKGQARRTGIERHPEAVSAPAGLHELLQPAGSLERQAENCLEGPGGPRGTSGPKCTRKRETVRTG
- the amhT gene encoding Ammonium/H(+) antiporter subunit AmhT, which gives rise to MAQLPFLLLAGLILCSFFFVSFSSQKLRLPSVLIYIVLGIALTSFFRENEAIHLAGEVGIVLLFFILGLEFPLTRMVEISRRIWPAGLMDVLLNTGGAMALALLFGLNPLAAFVLGSVAYATSSSISAKLLEEQKRLANPETEFILALLIFEDLISPVLVSFIAAARTGEEMTIGFVGLLLLKIILLMTGAILIGYYAFKRMEGFLARYMQQDFMPLFATGIALAYAGVAMTLGLSEILGAFLAGMMLSETGKSSEIEHLIAPIRDITLPFFFFWFGTTITLGEGVPFVPLMIVMALWAVAGKILTAFLGGRLFGLTRKTAGRAAFSMVHRGEFSAVIASLALPQLRIFSGIYIFVTAVIGVVLFQKAPAIANWYIARWPDKKKGRLEEPASNATPRP
- a CDS encoding conserved hypothetical protein (Evidence 4 : Unknown function but conserved in other organisms); the protein is MISAARYSKIRSRLQDANLAERNPIFRMEQPMIETDALLEAQAIMTRFAAETGIPPAATRPPIRYLWTDAFAVCNFLGLYRTAGDPSHRQLAVNLIDQVHHVLGRHREDDTREGWISGLSHRNGEDHPTAGGLRIGKKLNERGPSAPFDEPLEWNRDGQYFHYLTKWMHALDRAARLLGQNQYGRWASELAKTAYTRFVYSAANGLERRMVWKMSIDLSYPLVKAMGHHDPLDGFITFMQIDSNPSRKTEKGGWPDLETEIAELADICAGKNWATDDPLGIGGLLCDGFRLAQLTARGDFLGNGLLEAVLEASLQGLKVYTKSSPTKRPAEQRLAFRELGLSTGLHALAKTERLLVHESQLPLKTRRLQGLVNRLMKYAPLAGETEEFWLDPAHQETPVWMEHLDINRVMLATSLAPDGYVDI
- the yjgR gene encoding putative ATPase (Evidence 3 : Putative function from multiple computational evidences; Product type e : enzyme), producing the protein MDRILIGKGEQPVHLLTRYANRHGLVAGATGTGKSVSLLVLAEGFSRLGVPVFIADVKGDIAGLAMPGVMNEKIRERVARIGIPDYTQGGNPVIFWDVYGDSGHPVRATISEMGPTLLGRILELTEVQMGVLEIVFRLADEQGLLLLDLDDLRALLGLVAASRKDVSAAYGLVSAQSVAAIQRALISLGDREAEALFGEPGLELPDLMRTDLSGRGIINILAADRLILKPRLYSSLLLWILSELFENLPEVGDLDRPKLVCFLDEAHLLFDDAPPVLRRRVEQAVRLIRSKGVGLYFCSQYPDDLPNDILGQLGNRIQHALRAFTPRDQKAVRSAAETFAVNPKLDVARVISELAVGEALVSTLQEKGLPMPVERTLICPPRCRMGVITPEERLMIRTRSPLGGKYDTRLNRESAHEILARRAAAEPPEARSPGRPEPAEDRSGLGGILWGTKRRQGMLETMAKQAARTIGSQIGRQILRGVLGGILGGSSRR